The following proteins come from a genomic window of Rissa tridactyla isolate bRisTri1 chromosome 13, bRisTri1.patW.cur.20221130, whole genome shotgun sequence:
- the CASTOR1 gene encoding cytosolic arginine sensor for mTORC1 subunit 1 isoform X1, with the protein MHPGLVGGGGRSLGPAHPCSQNQAPSQRLEQLSPVWLVPPVEGAGLCPQTSICSPRLGLILSWLRWASSSPEGQCDTRCLSRCEPWGTWHRVPFGCAKPQGAPCLSFPLPLAELPPSEFMQVADSTWLVLSVVSNGRAPSGCQATGVTKIARSVIAPLAEHHVSVLMLSTYQTDFILVRERDLPVVIHTLAGEFDIYKEESGECVPVTCDDVSNGFLKPKPAASPTLHPVQSPQTRFCVLTVAPDTLPAIATMLIDVLFYSHSPPREAGADGQDLDSITFFAFSLIEGYISIVMDAETQKRFPSDLLLTSSTGELWRMVRIGGQPLGFDECGIVAQIAEPLAAADISAYYISTFNFDHALVPEEGIAEVIQLLQQRQESGR; encoded by the exons ATGCACCCTgggcttgtggggggtgggggtcgTAGCCTTGGCCCCGCTCATCCCTGCAGCCAAAATCAGGCGCCGTCTCAGCGCCTGGAGCAGCTGAGCCCTGTCTGGCTCGTTCCGCCTGTGGAAGGGGCTGGTCTGTGTCCCCAAACCAGCATCTGCAGCCCACGCCTGGGGCTGATCCTGTCCTGGCTCCGCTGGGCCAGCTCGTCTCCCGAGGGACAGTGTGACACGCGGTGCCTGAGCCGGTGCGAGCCCTGGGGCACGTGGCATCGGGTGCCATTCGGCTGTGCCAAGCCCCAGGgagccccgtgcctcagtttccccttgccCCTCGCAGAGCTGCCGCCCTCCGAGTTCATGCAGGTGGCGGATTCGACGTGGCTGGTGCTCAGCGTCGTCTCCAACGGCCGGGCGCCCTCCGGCTGCCAGGCCACCGGCGTCACCAAGATCGCCAGGTCGGTCATCGCGCCGCTGGCCGAGCACCACGTCTCGGTGCTGATGCTCTCCACCTACCAGACCGACTTCATCCTG GTGCGGGAGCGGGACCTGCCAGTGGTGATCCACACGCTGGCGGGGGAGTTCGACATCTACAAGGAGGAGAGCGGCGAGTGCGTCCCCGTCACCTGCGATGACGTGAGCAACGGCTTCCTCAAGCCCAAGCCGG CCGCCAGCCCCACGCTGCACCCCGTGCAGAGCCCCCAGACCCGCTTCTGCGTCCTGACCGTGGCCCCCGACACGCTGCCCGCCATCGCCACCATGCTCATCGACGTCCTCTTCTACTCCCACAG CCCACCGAGGGAGGCTGGCGCTGACGGCCAGGACCTCGACTCCATCACCTTCTTCGCCTTCTCCCTCATCGAGGGCTACATCTCCATCGTGATGGACGCCGAAACCCAGAAGCG GTTCCCCAGTGACCTGCTGCTGACCAGCTCGACGGGGGAGCTGTGGCGGATGGTGCGGATCGGCGGGCAGCCCCTCGGCTTCG ACGAGTGTGGCATCGTGGCCCAGATCGCCGAGCCGCTGGCCGCCGCCGACATATCGGCGTATTACATCAGCACCTTCAACTTCGATCACGCCTTG GTCCCCGAGGAGGGCATCGCCGAAGtcatccagctgctgcagcagcgccAGGAGAGCGGCAGATAG
- the CASTOR1 gene encoding cytosolic arginine sensor for mTORC1 subunit 1 isoform X2 gives MDLHILEHRVRVLSLARRGLWLYTHPLLKLLFLPQRCRCKFFSLTETPEDYTIMLDEEGFKELPPSEFMQVADSTWLVLSVVSNGRAPSGCQATGVTKIARSVIAPLAEHHVSVLMLSTYQTDFILVRERDLPVVIHTLAGEFDIYKEESGECVPVTCDDVSNGFLKPKPAASPTLHPVQSPQTRFCVLTVAPDTLPAIATMLIDVLFYSHSPPREAGADGQDLDSITFFAFSLIEGYISIVMDAETQKRFPSDLLLTSSTGELWRMVRIGGQPLGFDECGIVAQIAEPLAAADISAYYISTFNFDHALVPEEGIAEVIQLLQQRQESGR, from the exons ATGGACCTGCACATCCTGGAGCACCGGGTGCGGGTGCTGAGCCTGGCCCGCCGCGGGCTCTGGCTCTACACCCACCCGCTGCTCAAGCTGCTCttcctgccccagcgctgccg GTGCAAGTTCTTCAGCCTGACGGAGACCCCCGAGGACTACACCATCATGCTGGACGAGGAGGGCTTCAAAG AGCTGCCGCCCTCCGAGTTCATGCAGGTGGCGGATTCGACGTGGCTGGTGCTCAGCGTCGTCTCCAACGGCCGGGCGCCCTCCGGCTGCCAGGCCACCGGCGTCACCAAGATCGCCAGGTCGGTCATCGCGCCGCTGGCCGAGCACCACGTCTCGGTGCTGATGCTCTCCACCTACCAGACCGACTTCATCCTG GTGCGGGAGCGGGACCTGCCAGTGGTGATCCACACGCTGGCGGGGGAGTTCGACATCTACAAGGAGGAGAGCGGCGAGTGCGTCCCCGTCACCTGCGATGACGTGAGCAACGGCTTCCTCAAGCCCAAGCCGG CCGCCAGCCCCACGCTGCACCCCGTGCAGAGCCCCCAGACCCGCTTCTGCGTCCTGACCGTGGCCCCCGACACGCTGCCCGCCATCGCCACCATGCTCATCGACGTCCTCTTCTACTCCCACAG CCCACCGAGGGAGGCTGGCGCTGACGGCCAGGACCTCGACTCCATCACCTTCTTCGCCTTCTCCCTCATCGAGGGCTACATCTCCATCGTGATGGACGCCGAAACCCAGAAGCG GTTCCCCAGTGACCTGCTGCTGACCAGCTCGACGGGGGAGCTGTGGCGGATGGTGCGGATCGGCGGGCAGCCCCTCGGCTTCG ACGAGTGTGGCATCGTGGCCCAGATCGCCGAGCCGCTGGCCGCCGCCGACATATCGGCGTATTACATCAGCACCTTCAACTTCGATCACGCCTTG GTCCCCGAGGAGGGCATCGCCGAAGtcatccagctgctgcagcagcgccAGGAGAGCGGCAGATAG
- the TBC1D10A gene encoding TBC1 domain family member 10A isoform X2, producing MGEQEGWPGGQRALPCVPSAAYGRGGMGGSHPHPALAPVFAFPAPSRILLSSRAGLVWSCLEATKPWPGSWQPSAAPSCWRSSAWHVKSNVGEQGIRLRCQKGIPPSLRGRAWQYLSGSKVKLEQNIGKFDELDLLPGDPKWLDVIERDLHRQFPFHEMFVSRGGHGQQDLFRVLKAYTLYRPEEGYCQAQAPIAAVLLMHMPAEQAFWCLVQICEKYLPGYYSEKLEAIQLDGQILFSLLHKVSPVAYKHLSKQKIDPILYMTEWFMCAFSRTLPWSSVLRVWDMFFCEGVKIIFRVGLVLLKHTLGSSDKLKSCQGQYETMERLRALSPKIMQETFLVQEVIELPVTERQIEREHLIQLKKWRETHGELQCKSPPRLHGAKAISEAEPPTRKALEPVPSIIVPPGPAPVPKARKSKEKSREKGPASPANGPGAEGNGAPGSARELLHPQVSPHHQSKESLSSRESEDTYL from the exons ATGGGTGAGCAGGAGGGCTGGCCTGGGGGCCAGAGAGCCCTCCCCTGCGTCCCCAGTGCTGCCTATGGCCGTGGCGGGATGGGAGGGAGCCACCCGCACCCCGCCTTAGCTCCAGTGTTTGCCTTTCCAGCTCCCAGCAGGATCCTGCTTTCAAGCAGAGCCGGGCTTGTTTGGAGCTGTTTGGAAGCCACAAAGCCTTGGCCGGGCTCCTGGCAGCCGTCCGCAGCTCCCTCGTGCTGGCGTAGCTCTGCCTGGCATGTTAAGAGCAATGTTGGGGAGCAAGGG ATCCGGCTGCGGTGCCAGAAGGGGATCCCGCCCTCGCTGCGGGGCCGAGCCTGGCAATACCTCTCCGGGAGCAAGGTCAAGCTGGAGCAGAACATCGGCAAGTTTGAC GAACTGGATCTCCTCCCAGGGGACCCGAAGTGGCTGGACGTGATCGAGCGCGATCTCCATCGGCAGTTCCCCTTCCATGAGATGTTCGTCTCACGCGGAGGTCACGG GCAGCAGGACCTGTTTCGGGTACTGAAGGCGTACACGCTGTACCGCCCGGAGGAGGGCTACTGCCAGGCCCAGGCCCCCATCGCCGCCGTCCTGCTCATGCACATGCCGGCCGAG CAAGCGTTCTGGTGCCTGGTGCAGATCTGTGAGAAGTACCTCCCCGGCTACTACAGCGAGAAGCTG GAGGCCATTCAGCTGGACGGGCAGATCCTCTTCTCGCTGCTGCACAAGGTCTCGCCCGTGGCCTACAAGcacctgagcaagcagaagattGACCCCATCCTCTACATGACGGAGTGGTTCATGTGCGCCTTCTCCCGCACGCTGCCCTGGAGCTCCGTCCTGCGTGTCTGGGACATGTTCTTCTGTGAAG GCGTGAAGATCATCTTCCGGGTGGGCCTCGTGCTGCTCAAACACACCCTGGGCTCCTCGGACAAGCTCAAGTCCTGCCAGGGCCAGTACGAGACCATGGAGCGGCTGAGGGCCCTCAGCCCCAAGATCATGCAGGAGACCTTCCTGGTGCAGGAG GTCATCGAGCTGCCGGTGACGGAGCGTCAGATCGAGCGGGAGCACCTGATCCAGCTGAAGAAGTGGCGGGAGACGCACGGGGAGCTGCAGTGCAAGTCCCCCCCGCGCCTGCACGGCGCCAAGGCCATCAGCGAGGCCGAGCCCCCCACCCGCAAGGCGCTGGAGCCCGTCCCCTCCATCATCGTCCCCCCCGGGCCAGCTCCCGTGCCCAAGGCCCGCAAGAGcaaggagaagagcagagaaaagggCCCGGCCAGCCCTGCCAACGGCCCCGGGGCTGAGGGCAACGGGGCGCCCGGCTCCGCCCGGGAGctgctgcacccccaggtctCCCCCCACCACCAGTCCAAGGAGAGCCTGAGCTCCCGGGAGAGCGAGGACACGTACTTGTAG
- the TBC1D10A gene encoding TBC1 domain family member 10A isoform X1: MAKSRGGGGPGSPGGRHHSLAGTRESLAEPGGDELSSLGSDSEVNGGGPEERRVDKFGFIVGSRSAEGPLEEVPLEVLRQRESKWLDMLNNWDKWMAKKHKKIRLRCQKGIPPSLRGRAWQYLSGSKVKLEQNIGKFDELDLLPGDPKWLDVIERDLHRQFPFHEMFVSRGGHGQQDLFRVLKAYTLYRPEEGYCQAQAPIAAVLLMHMPAEQAFWCLVQICEKYLPGYYSEKLEAIQLDGQILFSLLHKVSPVAYKHLSKQKIDPILYMTEWFMCAFSRTLPWSSVLRVWDMFFCEGVKIIFRVGLVLLKHTLGSSDKLKSCQGQYETMERLRALSPKIMQETFLVQEVIELPVTERQIEREHLIQLKKWRETHGELQCKSPPRLHGAKAISEAEPPTRKALEPVPSIIVPPGPAPVPKARKSKEKSREKGPASPANGPGAEGNGAPGSARELLHPQVSPHHQSKESLSSRESEDTYL; the protein is encoded by the exons atggccaagagccgcgggggcggcgggcccggctcGCCCGGCGGCCGCCACCACAGCCTAGCCGGCACCCGCGAAAGCCTGGCCGAGCCGGGCGGCGATGAGCTCAGTTCCCTCGGCTCCGACTCCGAGGTGAACGGCGGCGGCCCTGAGGAACGGCGCGTCGACAAGTTCGGCTTCATCGTGGGCAGCCGCAGCGCCGAGGGGCC GCTGGAGGAGGTGCCCTTGGAGGTGCTACGGCAGCGGGAGTCCAAGTGGCTGGACATGCTCAACAACTGGGACAAGTGGATGGCCAAAAAACACAAGAAG ATCCGGCTGCGGTGCCAGAAGGGGATCCCGCCCTCGCTGCGGGGCCGAGCCTGGCAATACCTCTCCGGGAGCAAGGTCAAGCTGGAGCAGAACATCGGCAAGTTTGAC GAACTGGATCTCCTCCCAGGGGACCCGAAGTGGCTGGACGTGATCGAGCGCGATCTCCATCGGCAGTTCCCCTTCCATGAGATGTTCGTCTCACGCGGAGGTCACGG GCAGCAGGACCTGTTTCGGGTACTGAAGGCGTACACGCTGTACCGCCCGGAGGAGGGCTACTGCCAGGCCCAGGCCCCCATCGCCGCCGTCCTGCTCATGCACATGCCGGCCGAG CAAGCGTTCTGGTGCCTGGTGCAGATCTGTGAGAAGTACCTCCCCGGCTACTACAGCGAGAAGCTG GAGGCCATTCAGCTGGACGGGCAGATCCTCTTCTCGCTGCTGCACAAGGTCTCGCCCGTGGCCTACAAGcacctgagcaagcagaagattGACCCCATCCTCTACATGACGGAGTGGTTCATGTGCGCCTTCTCCCGCACGCTGCCCTGGAGCTCCGTCCTGCGTGTCTGGGACATGTTCTTCTGTGAAG GCGTGAAGATCATCTTCCGGGTGGGCCTCGTGCTGCTCAAACACACCCTGGGCTCCTCGGACAAGCTCAAGTCCTGCCAGGGCCAGTACGAGACCATGGAGCGGCTGAGGGCCCTCAGCCCCAAGATCATGCAGGAGACCTTCCTGGTGCAGGAG GTCATCGAGCTGCCGGTGACGGAGCGTCAGATCGAGCGGGAGCACCTGATCCAGCTGAAGAAGTGGCGGGAGACGCACGGGGAGCTGCAGTGCAAGTCCCCCCCGCGCCTGCACGGCGCCAAGGCCATCAGCGAGGCCGAGCCCCCCACCCGCAAGGCGCTGGAGCCCGTCCCCTCCATCATCGTCCCCCCCGGGCCAGCTCCCGTGCCCAAGGCCCGCAAGAGcaaggagaagagcagagaaaagggCCCGGCCAGCCCTGCCAACGGCCCCGGGGCTGAGGGCAACGGGGCGCCCGGCTCCGCCCGGGAGctgctgcacccccaggtctCCCCCCACCACCAGTCCAAGGAGAGCCTGAGCTCCCGGGAGAGCGAGGACACGTACTTGTAG
- the SF3A1 gene encoding splicing factor 3A subunit 1 codes for MPAGPVQAMPPAQPAPPAESKPPEEEPKEEAAPAKPVVGIIYPPPEVRNIVDKTASFVARNGPEFEARIRQNEINNPKFNFLNPNDPYHAYYRHKVSEFKEGKAQEPSAAIPKVMQQQQSAQQQLPQKVQAQVIQETVVPKEPPPEFEFIADPPSISAFDLDVVKLTAQFVARNGRQFLTQLMQKEQRNYQFDFLRPQHSLFNYFTKLVEQYTKILIPPKGLLLKLKKEAENPKEVLDQVYYRVEWAKFQERERKKEEEEKEKERVAYAQIDWHDFVVVETVDFQPNEQGNFPPPTTPEELGARILIQERYEKFGESEEVEMEVESDEEDEKQEKTDEPPAQLDQDTQVQDMDEGSDDEDEGQKVPPPPETPMPPPLPPTPDQVIVRKDYDPKASKPLPPAPAPDEYLVSPITGEKIPASKMQEHMRIGLLDPRWLEQRDRSIREKQSDDEVYAPGLDIESSLKQLAERRTDIFGVEETAIGKKIGEEEIQKPEEKVTWDGHSGSMARTQQAAQANITLQEQIEAIHKAKGLVPEDDSKEKIGPSKPNEMPQPPPPSSASNPPASAQPITSVPRPPTMPPPVRAAVVSAVPVMPRPPMTSVVRLPPGSVIATPMPPIIHTPRINVVPMPPSAPPIMSPRPPPMIVPTAFVPAPPVAPVPSPAPMPPVHPPPPMEDEPVSKKLKSEDSLIPEEEFLRRNKGPVTVKVQVPNMQDKTEWKLNGQVLVFTLPLSDQVSVIKVKIHEATGMPAGKQKLQYEGIFIKDSNSLAYYNMTSGSLIHLALKERGGRKK; via the exons ATGCCGGCCGGACCCGTGCAAGCCATGCCTCCGGCGCAGCCAGCGCCCCCCGCGGAGAGCAAACCG ccAGAAGAGGAACCAAAAGAGGAAGCGGCACCAGCCAAGCCAGTGGTAGGAATTATTTATCCTCCTCCGGAGGTCAGGAATATTGTGGACAAGACTGCCAGCTTCGTAGCCAG aaatgGTCCAGAATTTGAAGCTCGAATTCGTCAGAATGAAATAAATAACCCTAAGTTCAATTTCTTGAATCCCAACGATCCTTACCATGCGTACTACCGGCACAAAGTCAGCGAGTTCAAAGAGGGTAAAGCACAGGAGCCCTCGGCTGCTATTCCCAAGGTCATGCAACAGCAGCAAAGTGCTCAGCAGCAGCTTCCGCAGAAG GTGCAGGCCCAGGTGATCCAGGAGACAGTGGTTCCAAAAGAGCCACCTCCGGAGTTTGAGTTCATTGCGGATCCTCCCTCAATCTCGGCCTTTGACTTGGATGTGGTGAAGCTCACGGCGCAGTTCGTGGCTCGGAACGGGCGGCAGTTCTTGACTCAGCTgatgcagaaagagcagaggaacTACCAGTTTGACTTCCTTCGCCCCCAGCACAGTCTCTTCAACTACTTCACTAAGCTGGTTGAGCAGTACACGAAG ATCTTGATCCCACCGAAAGGCTTGCTCCTCAAACTCAAGAAAGAGGCCGAAAATCCCAAGGAAGTCCTAGATCAG GTGTATTACAGAGTGGAGTGGGCAAAGTTCCAGGAgcgagagagaaagaaggaagaggaggagaaggaaaaggagcgTGTTGCTTACGCCCAGATTGATTGGCATGACTTTGTGGTCGTGGAAACAGTTGACTTTCAGCCCAATGAGCAAG GGAATTTCCCTCCTCCTACCACTCCAGAAGAGTTGGGAGCTCGAATCCTGATCCAGGAGCGTTACGAGAAGTTTGGGGAGAGTGAGGAGGTAGAGATGGAGGTGGAGTCAGACGAGGAAGATGAAAAGCAAGAGAAGAcagatgagcccccagcccagctggatCAAGACACACAAGTGCAGGATATGGATGAG ggCTCAGATGATGAAGATGAAGGTCAGAaggttcctcctcctccagaaacCCCAATGCCACCacctcttcctcccacaccagATCAGGTCATTGTGCGGAAAGATTACGATCCCAAAG ccTCAAAACCATTACCACCCGCCCCAGCTCCAGATGAGTATCTTGTTTCCCCCATCACTGGAGAGAAAATTCCTGCCAGTAAAATGCAAGAACACATGCGAATTGGTCTCCTGGATCCTCGATGGCTGGAGCAGCGTGATCGATCCATCCGTGAAAAGCAGAGTGATGATGAGGTCTATGCCCCAG GTTTGGATATCGAAAGCAGCTTGAAGCAGCTGGCAGAGCGCCGTACTGATATCTTTGGTGTAGAAGAAACTGCCATTGGTAAAAAGATTGGTGAAGAAGAAATCCAGAAACCAGAGGAAAAG GTGACCTGGGATGGCCACTCAGGCAGCATGGCCCGCACACAACAGGCTGCTCAGGCCAATATTACTCTCCAAGAGCAAATTGAAGCTATCCATAAGGCCAAGGGACTGGTGCCAGAAGATGACAGCAAGGAGAAGATCGGTCCCAGCAAACCCAATGAAATGCCCCAACCACCCCCTCCTTCCTCGGCATCAAATCCCCCAGCAAGCGCTCAGCCTATCACATCCGTGCCTCGTCCACCCACA ATGCCCCCTCCCGTTCGCGCCGCTGTTGTTTCTGCAGTTCCAGTCATGCCTCGTCCCCCGATGACTTCCGTGGTCCGTTTGCCTCCGGGATCCGTCATAGCCACCCCCATGCCACCAATTATCCATACCCCGCGCATCAATGTGGTCCCCATGCCGCCCTCTGCTCCCCCCATCATGAGCCCCCGCCCGCCTCCCATGATAGTACCGACAG CGTTTGTTCCTGCGCCTCCCGTGGCTCCGGTTCCTTCCCCAGCACCCATGCCTCCTGTTCACCCCCCGCCACCCATGGAGGATGAGCCGGTCTCAAAGAAACTGAAGAGCGAAGACAGCCTGATTCCGGAGGAGGAGTTTCTGCGCAGGAACAAG GGTCCGGTCACGGTCAAAGTCCAAGTTCCCAACATGCAGGACAAGACGGAATGGAAGCTGAACGGCCAAGTGTTGGTGTTCACCCTGCCACTCTCAGACCAG GTGTCTGTTATAAAGGTTAAGATCCACGAGGCCACGGGGATGCCAGCTgggaaacagaagctgcagtaCGAG gGCATCTTCATCAAGGACTCGAACTCCCTGGCTTATTACAACATGACAAGCGGCTCCCTGATTCACCTGGCGCTCAAAGAAAGAGGAGGCAGAAAGAAGTAG